A genomic region of Zea mays cultivar B73 chromosome 6, Zm-B73-REFERENCE-NAM-5.0, whole genome shotgun sequence contains the following coding sequences:
- the LOC100283302 gene encoding Thioredoxin-like 2, chloroplastic, protein MADALLLPCRFLAPLSVTSGASSSASSSPPCRWVLSSPGSPWRPRLAAGQRQPRPRRFTRHKICAAERGEQPKWWEKNAGPNMIDIHSTVEFLDALRDAGDRLVIVEFYGTWCGSCRALFPRLCRTALETPDVLFLKVNFDENKPMCKRLNVKVLPFFHFYRGADGLLEAFSCSLAKFQKLKDAVAMHNTARCSIGPPVGVGDVDLLDSTSPQEKPAEASPH, encoded by the exons ATGGCCGACGCTCTCCTCCTTCCGTGCCGCTTCCTCGCGCCGTTGTCAGTCACATCCGGCGCCTCTTCATCAGCCTCTTCGTCCCCGCCGTGTCGTTGGGTGCTCTCGTCGCCCGGCTCGCCGTGGCGGCCGCGCTTGGCTGCCGGGCAACGGCAACCCCGACCTCGCCGGTTCACTCGGCACAAG ATTTGTGCAGCAGAGCGTGGTGAGCAACCGAAATGGTGGGAGAAAAATGCTGGGCCAAACATGATTGACATCCACTCCACAGTGGAGTTcttggatgcactaagagatgctGGAGACAGGCTTGTTATTGTTGAGTTCTACGGAACCTGGTGTGGTTCATGCAGGGCTCTCTTTCCAAGG CTCTGCCGGACAGCTTTGGAGACCCCTGATGTATTGTTTCTAAAAGTGAATTTTGATGAAAACAAACCCATGTGCAAACGACTGAATGTCAAAGTCCTTCCTTTCTTCCATTTTTACCGTGGAGCTGATGGGCTACTGGAGGCTTTCTCCTGTTCCTTAGCTAAG TTTCAGAAGCTGAAGGATGCCGTTGCAATGCACAACACGGCTCGTTGCAGCATTGGTCCACCTGTTGGAGTTGGCGATGTTGACTTGCTGGATAGCACGAGCCCTCAAGAGAAACCTGCAGAAGCTAGCCCACATTAG